One stretch of Rosistilla oblonga DNA includes these proteins:
- the glmM gene encoding phosphoglucosamine mutase: protein MSELIISVSGLRGIVGETLTPPVAARYLAAFCNQLTAPGPVVLSYDGRTSGPMLRDLAAAAIVACGRDVLDAGVAATPTVGVLVKQFKAAGAVQISASHNPPAYNGIKLFSAAGRVLDAASGAKVRELYLNDSISWKAADALGSCCDIDDPHASHLDAVLATVDVEAIRKQNFSVVLDSNHGSGSALGRRLLEALGCRVIVLGDEPNGLFAHPPEPLAENLQGVCETIKSRGCDVGFCQDPDADRLALIDADGKFIGEEYTVAMCVQRAMMKQPGPIVINLATSSMSQQVAIDAGATPYRSAVGEANVADMMIANAAVYGGEGNGGPIDPAVGYVRDSFVGMAHVLELMATTGKSIAELAAELPRFEIYKAKAEIGREALPAAMDQIAAELPDAEVSRIDGLRLSWSDRWLLVRGSNTEPIVRFIAEAPTLDEAKALCDRAEQIVNACT from the coding sequence ATGTCGGAACTGATTATTAGCGTCAGCGGATTGCGAGGGATTGTCGGGGAGACGTTGACTCCTCCGGTTGCGGCCCGCTATTTGGCAGCGTTCTGCAACCAATTGACCGCACCGGGCCCCGTGGTGCTCTCGTACGACGGCCGGACCAGCGGACCGATGTTGCGCGATCTGGCCGCCGCGGCGATCGTCGCCTGTGGCCGCGATGTGTTGGACGCGGGCGTCGCCGCCACGCCGACCGTCGGCGTGCTGGTGAAACAATTTAAGGCGGCCGGAGCGGTCCAGATCTCCGCATCCCATAATCCTCCCGCCTACAATGGCATCAAACTCTTCTCCGCCGCCGGCCGCGTGTTGGATGCTGCCAGCGGAGCCAAGGTCCGCGAGCTGTACTTGAACGATTCGATCTCGTGGAAGGCGGCCGACGCTTTGGGCAGCTGCTGCGATATCGACGATCCGCACGCATCGCACCTGGACGCGGTGTTGGCGACTGTCGATGTCGAAGCGATCCGCAAACAGAACTTCTCCGTTGTCTTGGACAGCAACCACGGATCGGGAAGCGCACTGGGGCGACGACTGCTCGAAGCGCTCGGCTGCCGAGTGATCGTATTAGGAGACGAGCCCAACGGCCTGTTCGCCCATCCTCCCGAACCGCTGGCCGAAAATCTGCAAGGCGTTTGCGAGACGATCAAGAGCCGAGGTTGCGACGTCGGTTTCTGCCAAGATCCCGATGCCGACCGACTGGCGTTGATCGATGCCGATGGCAAGTTCATCGGTGAAGAATACACCGTCGCGATGTGCGTTCAGCGAGCGATGATGAAGCAGCCCGGCCCGATCGTGATCAATCTGGCGACCAGCAGCATGTCGCAGCAAGTGGCGATCGACGCCGGGGCGACTCCCTATCGCAGCGCCGTCGGCGAAGCGAACGTTGCCGACATGATGATCGCCAACGCCGCGGTCTACGGTGGCGAAGGGAACGGCGGACCGATCGATCCAGCCGTAGGCTATGTTCGCGACAGCTTTGTCGGCATGGCTCACGTCCTGGAACTGATGGCAACGACCGGCAAATCGATCGCCGAACTGGCGGCGGAGCTGCCGCGGTTTGAGATCTACAAAGCGAAAGCGGAGATCGGCCGCGAAGCGTTGCCAGCGGCGATGGACCAGATCGCGGCGGAGCTGCCCGATGCAGAGGTCAGCCGGATCGATGGTCTACGCTTATCGTGGTCCGACCGCTGGCTGTTGGTCCGCGGCAGCAACACCGAACCGATCGTCCGCTTCATCGCCGAAGCCCCCACGCTCGACGAAGCGAAAGCGCTCTGCGACCGAGCCGAACAGATCGTCAACGCCTGCACTTAA
- a CDS encoding phospho-sugar mutase, whose translation MTQTAPTITVETALAQIATAHTAGKLTAGAVENLRAWLSEDRYAAYRNDIVRHIEDEKWQKLDDVFWTIIPFGTGGRRGRMYDFGSNAINDRTIGESAQGLATYVKQQHQGSASGLSCAIAYDTRHKSRHFAELCAGIMVANGFKVYFLDDYRATPQLSFAVREKHCSCGIMVTASHNPPSDNAVKVYWSTGGQVLPPHDKAIIDRVMSTDAIEVVAFADALADGRVEICTEEIDKAFTDNVTACSFSGPRDAKILFTPLHGVGSAAVLPVLERVGFSDVEVFQPHAEPSGDFPNVPGHVSNPENKQVFDAPIEQASKEGFDLVMATDPDCDRLGCAAPLTTEAGSPWATLTGNQIGALLADYVLNSRKAEGSLCSDDYIVTTLVTTAMASRIAEHYGCRCENNNLVGFKYIAGVMDREGADKFAFGFEESHGYLIGKYARDKDAAAACMLMSELVAKLKSEGKTIHQQMDSLSQTHGLHAEHLINVMMEGSEGMALMTKLMAKYRQDPPKEIGGMKVAQVRDYTAKTITTADGSTSPLDGPDGDLVILDLDQSGNYFAVRPSGTEPKVKFYVFTYLPPEESQDLPAAKAKLADRLAAMEVDVRAFAKTVS comes from the coding sequence ATGACACAAACAGCCCCCACGATCACGGTTGAAACGGCGCTTGCACAAATCGCAACAGCTCATACCGCGGGCAAATTGACCGCCGGTGCCGTCGAGAATCTCCGCGCGTGGCTCAGCGAAGACCGGTATGCCGCTTATCGCAACGATATCGTGCGGCACATCGAAGACGAAAAGTGGCAGAAATTGGACGACGTCTTCTGGACGATCATCCCGTTCGGCACCGGTGGCCGCCGCGGACGGATGTACGATTTTGGATCCAACGCGATCAACGACCGCACGATCGGCGAGAGCGCTCAGGGGCTGGCGACTTATGTCAAGCAACAGCACCAAGGTTCGGCCAGCGGGCTGTCGTGTGCGATCGCTTACGACACGCGGCACAAATCGCGGCACTTCGCCGAATTGTGCGCCGGGATCATGGTCGCCAACGGCTTCAAGGTCTACTTCTTGGACGACTATCGCGCCACGCCGCAACTCTCCTTCGCCGTCCGCGAAAAGCACTGCAGCTGTGGCATCATGGTCACCGCCAGCCACAATCCACCAAGCGACAACGCGGTAAAGGTCTATTGGTCGACGGGCGGTCAAGTTCTGCCGCCGCACGACAAAGCGATCATCGACCGCGTGATGTCGACCGACGCGATCGAAGTCGTTGCGTTTGCTGACGCATTGGCCGACGGCCGCGTCGAGATCTGCACCGAAGAGATCGACAAGGCGTTCACCGATAACGTGACAGCTTGCAGTTTCAGTGGCCCGCGCGACGCGAAGATCTTGTTCACGCCACTGCACGGCGTAGGATCGGCTGCCGTCCTACCGGTTTTGGAACGCGTTGGATTCTCCGACGTCGAAGTCTTCCAACCGCACGCCGAACCAAGCGGCGATTTCCCCAACGTCCCCGGGCACGTTTCCAATCCCGAGAACAAACAAGTCTTCGACGCACCGATCGAACAAGCCAGCAAAGAAGGCTTCGATCTCGTGATGGCGACCGATCCCGATTGCGATCGCTTGGGTTGTGCGGCGCCGTTGACGACCGAAGCGGGCAGCCCTTGGGCGACGCTGACCGGCAACCAGATCGGCGCGTTGCTGGCCGATTATGTGCTCAACAGCCGCAAGGCCGAAGGGAGCCTTTGCAGCGACGACTACATCGTCACCACGCTGGTCACCACCGCGATGGCCAGCCGGATCGCCGAACACTACGGCTGCCGCTGCGAGAACAATAACCTCGTCGGATTCAAATACATCGCCGGCGTGATGGATCGCGAAGGAGCCGACAAGTTCGCTTTCGGCTTCGAAGAATCGCACGGTTACCTGATCGGTAAATACGCTCGCGACAAAGACGCCGCGGCGGCCTGCATGTTGATGAGCGAATTGGTGGCGAAGCTGAAGAGCGAAGGAAAAACGATCCACCAGCAGATGGATTCGCTCTCGCAAACTCATGGCCTGCACGCCGAACATCTGATCAACGTGATGATGGAAGGTAGCGAGGGGATGGCGCTGATGACCAAGTTGATGGCCAAGTATCGCCAGGATCCGCCCAAGGAGATCGGCGGCATGAAGGTCGCTCAGGTCCGCGATTACACCGCCAAGACGATCACCACAGCCGATGGATCGACGTCGCCGTTGGACGGTCCCGACGGCGATCTGGTGATTTTGGATCTCGACCAGTCGGGGAACTACTTCGCCGTTCGCCCGAGCGGAACCGAGCCGAAGGTGAAATTCTACGTCTTTACCTATCTGCCACCTGAGGAGTCGCAAGATCTGCCAGCGGCCAAGGCCAAGCTGGCCGATCGCTTGGCGGCGATGGAAGTCGACGTCCGCGCGTTCGCCAAGACCGTGTCGTAG